In Eschrichtius robustus isolate mEscRob2 chromosome 11, mEscRob2.pri, whole genome shotgun sequence, the following proteins share a genomic window:
- the CRYAB gene encoding alpha-crystallin B chain: protein MDIAIHHPWIRRSFFPLHSPSRLFDQFFGEHLLESDLFPASTSLSPFYLRLPSFLRAPSWIDTGLSEMRLEKDRFSVNLDVKHFSPEELKVKVLGDVIEVHGKHEERQDEHGFISREFHRKYRIPADVDPLTITSSLSSDGILTVNGPRKQASGPERTIPITREEKPAVTAAPKK, encoded by the exons ATGGACATCGCCATCCACCACCCTTGGATCCGCCGCTCCTTCTTTCCTCTTCACTCTCCCAGCCGCCTCTTTGACCAGTTCTTTGGTGAGCACCTGCTGGAGTCTGATCTCTTCCCAGCTTCTACTTCCCTGAGCCCCTTCTACCTTCGGCTGCCTTCATTTCTGCGGGCACCCAGCTGGATTGACACTGGGCTCTCAGAG ATGCGTCTGGAGAAGGACAGATTCTCTGTCAACCTGGATGTGAAGCACTTCTCCCCAGAGGAACTCAAGGTCAAGGTGCTGGGAGATGTGATTGAGGTGCATGGCAAACATGAAGAGCGCCAG GATGAACATGGCTTCATCTCCCGGGAGTTCCACCGCAAATACCGGATCCCAGCTGATGTGGACCCTCTCACCATTACTTCATCCCTGTCATCTGATGGCATCCTCACTGTGAACGGACCAAGGAAACAGGCCTCCGGCCCTGAGCGCACCATTCCCATCACCCGTGAAGAGAAACCTGCTGTCACTGCAGCCCCCAAGAAGTAG
- the HSPB2 gene encoding heat shock protein beta-2 — protein sequence MSGRSVPHAHPATAEYEFANPSRLGEQRFGEGLLPEDILTPTLYHGYYVRPRAAQAGEGSRAGASELRLSEGKFQAFLDVSHFTPDEVTVRTVDNLLEVSARHPQRLDRHGFVSREFCRTYVLPADVDPWRVRAALTHDGILNLEAPRGGRHLDTEVNEVYISLLPAPPDPEEEEAASAEP from the exons ATGTCTGGCCGCTCGGTGCCACATGCCCACCCGGCCACCGCCGAGTACGAGTTTGCCAACCCGAGCCGCCTGGGCGAGCAGCGCTTCGGGGAAG GCCTCCTGCCAGAAGACATCCTGACCCCCACCCTCTACCATGGCTACTATGTCCGGCCCCGGGCCGCCCAAGCTGGGGAGGGCAGCAGGGCAGGGGCCTCTGAGCTTCGGCTCAGTGAGGGCAAGTTCCAGGCGTTTCTGGATGTGAGCCACTTTACCCCCGATGAGGTAACCGTGAGGACTGTGGACAACCTACTGGAGGTGTCTGCCCGGCACCCCCAGCGCCTGGACCGCCATGGCTTCGTGTCCAGAGAGTTCTGCCGAACCTACGTCCTGCCTGCTGACGTTGACCCCTGGCGGGTCCGCGCTGCTCTCACCCATGATGGCATCCTCAACCTGGAGGCGCCTCGGGGTGGCCGACATTTGGACACAGAGGTCAATGAGGTCTACATCTCCCTGCTCCCTGCACCTCCTGATccagaggaagaggaggcagcCAGTGCTGAGCCCTGA